The Deinococcus aestuarii genome includes the window TCACGCCGTGATGGGTGTTCTTGATGGCGACCGGCCTCACCTGGAGGCCGTGCTGCGAAGCCAGGGCACGGACCTCGGGGGCGAGGTCGTAGGTCATCACCACGTCGTGCCGGTCGGCGGCGAACCCAAACAGCCGCGGGTGATCGACCACGTTGTAGGTGTAGAGCCGACGCCCCGCCTTCTTGCCCCCGGCGGTGTAGGGCGGGTCCACCAACACACTCACGTCCCGCCGACCGGCGTACTGCGCCAGGACGGGGAAGGCGTCCCCCTGGATGACCGTCACCCGGTCTCGCACGGCGTTCAGGGCGCGGATGCGGCGGGCCAGGGTCTCGGGATACCCGCGACTCCGCACGCCCTTGCCCCCCTCGCCGCTGTTGAGCACCCCGGCGCCGGGCGCGATGATGCCGCCGTGTGAGACCCGGTTCTGGACCAGCGTCCGCCACGCCACCTCCAGGGGGTTGACGGGGTCGCTGGTGAGGAGGGCCGCTGCCGTCTGCGGACTCAGGTCGAAGTCCAGGATGCGCCACACCAGCGCTTCCGCCTGCTCGCTGAAGATGACCTGCCACACAGCCGCAACCTGGTGGTCGAGTTCGACCATCACGACATGGTTGGCCAGCCCCTCCAGCAACGCGGTGCACGAGATGGAGCCACCCCCCGCGAAGGGCTCCACAAAGACCGCCGGACGCTCCCGGGAAGTCAGCCAGCGGCGCAGGCGGGGGATGAACCAGGACTTGCCGCCGGGGTAACGGAAAGGGCTGTATTGCGGCACCTGGGCGACGCTCACCACCCCGCCGGTCGGCAGGTCAAGCAGGCGGGACATCGAGGCGGGCACCCGGGCAGCACAGGACAGGACCCCCGGGCCGTGGCGGAACTGTCCGGCGGGCGCAGGATCACCCCACCCCGCGACCGTCAGGCTTCGCTGCCCCCTCTCCGGGCTGGGGTGGATGTCCTCCCGCGGGTCGCTCTTCCTCGGCACACCTGCCCCGGCGAGTGACCGGAGGACCCCTGTGGCCGCCCTGAAGGCGGGGGAACCTCGTGTGAGCCGTCTCGACGTTGGGAGTGCGATCACCCATCCGGGGAACGGGTCTCCACGTCAATGAACACCGTCAGGTACGGATAGCGGGGGTCTTTGCGCGGCAATCCGGCGACCGACCACTCGAGGAACGCCTTCCCCACCACCTGCTGGAGCCGGCACTCGTCCGTCTGGTTCGAAAGGTCCAGGTTGACCGCCAGGGCGACGCCGTGGTGAGGAAAGGTGGTCTTGTCCTTGAGACGGAAGCAGACGAGCTCTTTCTCGTTGTGCTCCAGGAGGTCCCACTCCGCGTGGTCGAGCACCGCCGAGAACCACTCGCTTCGGTGCTCGACGTAGGTCTGGACAGCGGTGAGGCGGGAGTCTTCTTGAGCCGTCGGGAAGTCATGCGGTCATTCTCGGTTCGGCCTCACCTCACGAACGCGCGCCCGGTGACAAGCGTGGTGACGTTCGTGAACGTCCTGCGTAAGAACGCCCGGAGGGGACCGGCCTCACGCTCGTCCTTGGCCGCCCGGCCACCCACCTCTCCCGAACCCACTGCCGAGGTCCATGCCCACGTCCACAGTCAAGTCAGGGCAACGCCCCCTGCTCCCACACGAATGTGCCCGACCACCTGCCCGTGACGGTCAAGCAGGGGTTCGTCTCCTGCGGCGAGAGAAGGGATTCTCCCGAACTGGTGGTCTCCCCGAGGGCCACGGGGTACGTCGTCTCTCCCAATGTGCGCCTCAACGACGTGTTCCTGATCTCGCGGGCGACCGAGCATCGGCAGAGCGTGCTGGGTCACCCGCGAGATCAGCACGTGGGCGTTCTGATTTTCGAAGAGCGCGACTTCAGACTGGTGCTCGCCATCATGGGCGAGACCGTCGCCCGTCTTCTGGGAAAAGCAATCCAGGAACGCGGCAAGCCGAAGATCCTGATCAGTGATGACGGGTCAACTCGACCCGTCGTGCCCTGGACGCCTGGGCACACCAAGAGGGCTCGAACGGAGCCTGATCGTCCCAGGAAAAACCCGTCCTGGAGGCCTGCCCTGAATCGCTGGGCGGACGCTTCCGTGACGGGTGCTTGCACCAGCACTGGTTCGTGAGCCTGCCACAGGCACGGCTGGTCCTGAGCGTGTGACGACGGGATGACAACGGCGTCCGGCCACACAGCTCGCCGAGCAACCTGGCGCCGCGAGAGGTTGCCTCCCGTTCGACGGGCTGAGGTCGGTTGTGATGAGGGGTTCAGGCTGAACCACAGGGTGGGGCAGGCTCAACGGCCTCCGGTCGGAGGGTGACGTGACCTGTCCTGCGGTTCGCCGTCAGCAACCCCATCGACGGAACGGAAAACCGCGGCGGGGACACCCCGTTCCGCGCCACTGGTCCCGACTGGCCCCGGGCGTCGGGCATGTGGTGGTGACTCACCGGCTGATGGACGGGGTGGGGTCGGGACGGGTCACCGCGTACAGCCGCTCCAGCCCGCCCGGGCTCAGCAGCCGTTCCAGCAGCAGGGCGCCGATGCCGAGCACGCCGGCCTCCGCACCGTGAGTGCTCAGGCGAATCTGCACGTTTCTCTGGCCGAGCGGCGTCCCCCGTTGCGCGACGGACCGGCACAGGGCCTCCAGCAGGGGCGTTCCCGCCGAAGCCACCTGTCCCCCGACGACGACCACCGACGGGTCCAGCAGATGGAGGAGGCTGGCCGTGAGGCGTCCCAGCAGGTCCCCGAGCACCTGCACGACCTCCTGCGCCGCCGCGTCCTCGTGGAGCAGGCCGACCACGTCCTCCATCCCGCTGTCTGGTCTCAGGCGCACGGACGGGACCCTGGCGAGCACCTGGCTCAGGACGGTGGGCAGAAGTCCGGCGGGGCCGCTCCCCGTTGGGGCAGGGACGCGCAGGTCCTCGGCCAGCAGGGGCCACACCTCCCCGGCCCCGCCGTGGACGCCGCGGTGCGGTCTGCCGCCCAGGATCAGGCCCGCGCCGACGCCCGCCCCCACCTTGAGGTAGACAAGGTCCTCGTTATGGTGGGCACCGAAGTACCACTCGGCGAGGGCCCCCAGGTTGGCGTCGTTCTCGATCAGGACGGGCACGCCAAAGAGCGCCCGCAGGGTGCCCGGCACGTCCTCTCCCCCCCAGCCCCGCATGAAGGGCGTGTCGGCCACCTGTCCCGAGACCGGGTCCACCGGCGCGGGCAGGCCGACGCCCATCAGGGCCACCTGCGCCAGGCGAACGTCGGCCTGCCCCAGAACACCCTCCACCAACCCGGCCAGGGTGCGGTAGGTCGCCTGGGGTCCCTGACGGATGTCGAAGGGCACCTCCCGCTCGGCGACGGGCCGACAGCGCAGGTCGAGCAGCGCCACGCGCAGGTGCCGGGCCCCCACATCTGCGGCGAGGAGGTGGGCCGCCCGGGGCTGGAGGGTGAGCCGGGTCGACTTGCGGCCCGTGGAGGCCGTCTCGAAGGGGGCGCCCTCGCTCACCAGCCCCGCCTGGAGAAGCCCCTGCACGATGTCGGACATGCTGCTGCGCGCCAGGCCGAGCTGCCGCGCCAGCTCCACCCGGGGCAGGTCACGCTGCCACAGCAACCGCAGCACCTGCACGACGTGGTGGTCACGAACCCCGGTGGCCTGCTCCAAGCGAAACGGCATGGTGGCTCCCAGCGTACCCGGTCCCCGCCCCTCCACCGTTTGTTAGGCGAACGAACAATGTCTAGCCGGGCGGCCACCTCCCGGCGGGGCCGGTGCTACCGTCAGCGCGTTCACACGTCACAGCCCGGGTCCGCCCGTTGCTCAGGAGGTCGTATGGAACGGCGTTTTCCCCACGTGTCTTCGTCGCCGCCGTCTTTCTCGCCCCGGGCCCGCCGACGCCGGGCGCTCCTGGTGACCACCCTGGGGCTGACCCTGGCGGCCTGCGCCGGGGTCACGCCCCCCGACGCCCTGACCGTCCAAACCGACCGGGGGGCCGTCCGCGGCGTCAGCGCCGGGGGCGTCGAGAGCTTCCGGGGGATTCCGTACGCCGCCGCGCCCGTGGGCGACCTGCGCTGGAAGGCGCCGCAACCCGCCCCCGCCTGGTCGGGCGTGCGGCCCGCCGGGGAGTTCGGGAACACCTGCCCGGCCCTGGAGAGCACGAACGGGCCCCGCTCGGAGACCGAGGACTGCCTGTTCATCAACGTGCAGCGCCCGGCGGGGACGAGTGCGGGCGCGGGGCTGCCGGTCTACGTCTTCATCCACGGGGGCGGGCTGACGAACGGCAGCTCCAACCAAGCCGACATGGACAAGATCGTCCGCGAGACGGGCGTGATCGGCGTGAGCCTCAACTACCGCCTGGGCGTCTTCGGGTTCCTGGGGCACCCGGGCCTCACCGCCGAGGCGGGCGAGTCGGGCAACTTCGGGTTCCTCGACCAGCAGGCGGCCCTGCGCTGGCTTCAGCGCAACGTCGCCGCCTTCGGGGGGGACCCGGCCCGGGTGACGGTCGGCGGGGAGTCGGCGGGCGGGTACTCGGTGTGCGGGCACCTGGTCTCCCCGGGGTCGCGGGGGCTCCTTTCCAAGGCCATGCTCCAGAG containing:
- a CDS encoding DNA adenine methylase — encoded protein: MSRLLDLPTGGVVSVAQVPQYSPFRYPGGKSWFIPRLRRWLTSRERPAVFVEPFAGGGSISCTALLEGLANHVVMVELDHQVAAVWQVIFSEQAEALVWRILDFDLSPQTAAALLTSDPVNPLEVAWRTLVQNRVSHGGIIAPGAGVLNSGEGGKGVRSRGYPETLARRIRALNAVRDRVTVIQGDAFPVLAQYAGRRDVSVLVDPPYTAGGKKAGRRLYTYNVVDHPRLFGFAADRHDVVMTYDLAPEVRALASQHGLQVRPVAIKNTHHGVMDELLIG
- a CDS encoding ROK family transcriptional regulator, whose product is MPFRLEQATGVRDHHVVQVLRLLWQRDLPRVELARQLGLARSSMSDIVQGLLQAGLVSEGAPFETASTGRKSTRLTLQPRAAHLLAADVGARHLRVALLDLRCRPVAEREVPFDIRQGPQATYRTLAGLVEGVLGQADVRLAQVALMGVGLPAPVDPVSGQVADTPFMRGWGGEDVPGTLRALFGVPVLIENDANLGALAEWYFGAHHNEDLVYLKVGAGVGAGLILGGRPHRGVHGGAGEVWPLLAEDLRVPAPTGSGPAGLLPTVLSQVLARVPSVRLRPDSGMEDVVGLLHEDAAAQEVVQVLGDLLGRLTASLLHLLDPSVVVVGGQVASAGTPLLEALCRSVAQRGTPLGQRNVQIRLSTHGAEAGVLGIGALLLERLLSPGGLERLYAVTRPDPTPSISR